One segment of Pseudodesulfovibrio sp. 5S69 DNA contains the following:
- a CDS encoding hydrogenase maturation nickel metallochaperone HypA, with amino-acid sequence MHEMSIVESILGILREEMVKYDGQKLKKVTLKNGRLAGVVTESLQFAWEALIPGGEFDGAELEIIEVPVKVACGECGEVFSPEHTRCMPCPKCEALLGHKVLEGKELLIDSIEVDDQQ; translated from the coding sequence ATGCATGAAATGTCGATTGTCGAATCCATCCTCGGCATCCTGCGCGAAGAGATGGTCAAGTATGACGGCCAGAAGCTCAAGAAAGTGACCCTCAAGAACGGCCGACTGGCCGGGGTGGTCACCGAGTCCCTGCAATTCGCCTGGGAGGCGCTCATCCCCGGCGGCGAATTCGACGGGGCCGAACTCGAAATCATCGAGGTGCCGGTGAAGGTGGCCTGCGGCGAATGCGGAGAGGTATTCAGCCCGGAGCACACCCGGTGCATGCCCTGCCCCAAGTGCGAAGCCCTGCTGGGCCACAAGGTGCTGGAGGGCAAGGAACTGCTCATCGACTCCATCGAAGTGGACGACCAGCAATAA
- a CDS encoding FAD-dependent oxidoreductase — translation MSAQKIVVIGGSAAGPKAAARARRLDAKAEVTLLQKAPELSMASCGYPYYIGGNFDERNSLLATPTGVVRDPAFFAAAKGVNAKVNTEVTAINRENRTVSCLDLGSGEPSAVEYDKLILCTGATPRRPPIPGIDLDGVCSLSEMRDADRLRGLADSGAVKNAVIVGGGLIGIELCEALTESGMHVSVVEMLSQLLMFLDWEIAKLVEKHVASKGVTVHTDNGVAEFLGKDGKLTGVRLKDGTVVPCELAVVSIGVVPNADLAREAGLDIGAFGGIAVDEFMRTSDPHIYAAGDCVEITHRITGKKVFAPYGDLANLEARVAADNMVLGDRRTFPGTVNSGICKVFDLSAGATGLSEKRARQEGFDVVTATNASLDRPGFMGARLLVSKMVADAKTGRILGFQCVGPGAVNRQLAEAAMAVMNGNTVLDINTADLPYAPPFSLAIDHFITTAHILDNKMCGRMTGIGNAEVKARLDSGDRPFILDVRAPGEFAAMRLNVGETLIPLGALRNSLDKLPQDRDAEIITFCKISMRGYEAQRVLEAEGWTNIKVMEGGIMAWPFHVDMGE, via the coding sequence ATGAGTGCACAAAAGATCGTTGTCATAGGCGGTTCCGCCGCCGGACCCAAAGCCGCGGCGCGAGCCAGGCGGCTGGACGCGAAGGCGGAGGTGACCCTGCTGCAGAAGGCCCCGGAACTGTCCATGGCCTCGTGCGGCTATCCCTACTACATCGGAGGCAACTTCGATGAAAGAAACTCGCTGCTGGCCACGCCCACGGGCGTGGTGCGCGACCCCGCGTTCTTTGCGGCGGCGAAAGGCGTGAACGCCAAGGTGAATACGGAAGTGACCGCCATCAACCGCGAAAACAGGACCGTGTCCTGCCTCGACCTAGGCAGCGGAGAGCCGTCGGCCGTCGAGTACGACAAACTCATCCTCTGCACCGGCGCGACGCCCCGGCGTCCGCCCATTCCGGGCATCGACCTGGACGGCGTGTGTTCGCTGTCCGAGATGCGCGACGCGGACCGGCTGCGCGGCCTGGCTGACTCCGGTGCGGTCAAAAACGCCGTCATCGTGGGCGGCGGGCTGATCGGCATCGAACTCTGCGAGGCCCTGACCGAATCCGGCATGCACGTGAGCGTGGTGGAGATGCTCTCCCAACTGCTCATGTTCCTGGACTGGGAGATCGCCAAGCTGGTCGAGAAGCACGTGGCCTCCAAGGGCGTGACCGTGCACACCGACAACGGCGTGGCCGAGTTCCTTGGCAAAGACGGCAAGCTGACCGGGGTCCGGCTCAAGGACGGCACGGTGGTTCCCTGCGAACTGGCCGTGGTCTCCATCGGCGTGGTCCCCAACGCGGACCTGGCGCGCGAGGCGGGCCTGGACATCGGCGCGTTCGGCGGCATCGCCGTGGACGAGTTCATGCGCACGTCCGACCCGCACATCTATGCGGCGGGCGACTGCGTGGAGATCACCCACCGGATCACCGGCAAGAAGGTCTTTGCCCCGTACGGCGACCTGGCCAACCTGGAGGCGCGCGTGGCCGCGGACAACATGGTCCTGGGCGACAGGAGGACCTTCCCCGGCACGGTGAACAGCGGCATCTGCAAGGTCTTCGACCTGTCCGCCGGAGCCACCGGCCTGTCCGAAAAGCGGGCCCGGCAAGAGGGCTTCGACGTGGTCACCGCGACCAACGCCAGCCTGGACCGGCCCGGCTTCATGGGCGCGCGCCTGCTGGTCTCCAAGATGGTGGCCGACGCCAAGACCGGGCGCATCCTGGGGTTCCAGTGCGTGGGGCCCGGCGCGGTCAACCGCCAGCTCGCCGAGGCGGCCATGGCCGTCATGAACGGCAACACGGTCCTGGACATCAACACCGCAGACCTGCCCTACGCGCCGCCGTTCTCCCTGGCCATCGACCACTTCATCACCACGGCCCACATCCTGGACAACAAGATGTGCGGCCGGATGACCGGCATCGGCAATGCCGAGGTCAAGGCCCGGCTGGACAGCGGCGACAGGCCGTTCATCCTGGACGTGCGCGCCCCCGGCGAGTTCGCGGCCATGCGCCTGAACGTGGGAGAGACCCTCATCCCGCTGGGCGCGCTGCGCAACTCCCTGGACAAGCTGCCGCAGGACAGGGACGCGGAGATCATCACCTTCTGCAAGATATCCATGCGCGGCTACGAGGCCCAGCGTGTGCTCGAAGCGGAAGGCTGGACCAACATCAAAGTCATGGAGGGCGGCATCATGGCCTGGCCCTTCCACGTGGACATGGGGGAGTAG
- a CDS encoding inorganic phosphate transporter: MDIYDLFLYMSVGAGFLMAFNLGANDVANSMASAVGARAITVKQAVFIAGILNFVGAVFLGSHVTATISKGIINPEVIADPKLIMIGMFASLLAAGLWVLVATLTSLPVSSTHSIVGAITGFGLVAGGPDVVNWLKMGGIVLSWIISPFFAAAIAYFIFTHIRRYILFKRHFIQQAKKWAPIWVAITLSMISLSFLYKTPVGKALGLHWLTSLGIAAALSFAAWAAARHFVSKFVLDEEEGAEGVERIFRKMQVGTSCYVALSQGANDVANAIGPVAAIYLIAKEHMLLAKAEVPWPMLVLGGLGIAVGIAVLGHKVMSTVGEKITTLTNTRGFAVDFGAASTVLIASNLGLPVSTTHAAVGGVVGVGLARGFSAVDFRVLLRIVAYWVATVPIAALTSIVIFVLLKWLCYG, from the coding sequence ATGGATATTTACGATCTGTTTCTATACATGTCCGTGGGGGCCGGGTTCCTCATGGCGTTCAACCTGGGGGCCAACGACGTGGCCAACTCCATGGCCTCGGCCGTGGGGGCCAGGGCCATCACGGTCAAGCAGGCCGTGTTCATCGCGGGCATCCTGAACTTCGTGGGCGCGGTCTTCCTCGGCTCGCACGTGACCGCGACCATCAGCAAGGGGATCATCAACCCCGAGGTCATCGCCGACCCCAAGCTGATCATGATCGGCATGTTCGCCTCGCTCCTGGCCGCCGGGCTGTGGGTCCTGGTGGCCACGCTGACCTCGCTGCCGGTCTCGTCCACCCACTCCATCGTCGGGGCCATCACCGGGTTCGGACTGGTGGCGGGCGGACCGGACGTGGTCAACTGGCTCAAGATGGGCGGCATCGTCCTGTCCTGGATCATCTCCCCGTTCTTTGCAGCGGCCATCGCCTATTTCATCTTCACCCACATCCGGCGCTACATCCTGTTCAAGCGCCACTTCATCCAACAGGCCAAGAAATGGGCGCCCATCTGGGTGGCCATCACCCTGTCCATGATCTCCCTGTCCTTTCTGTACAAGACCCCGGTGGGCAAGGCGCTCGGCCTGCACTGGCTGACCTCGCTGGGCATCGCCGCGGCGTTGTCCTTCGCGGCCTGGGCCGCGGCCCGTCACTTCGTGTCCAAGTTCGTGCTGGACGAGGAGGAGGGCGCCGAGGGCGTGGAGCGGATCTTCCGCAAGATGCAGGTCGGCACGTCCTGCTACGTGGCCCTGTCCCAGGGCGCCAACGACGTGGCCAACGCCATCGGCCCGGTGGCCGCCATCTATCTCATCGCCAAGGAGCACATGCTCCTGGCCAAGGCCGAGGTCCCGTGGCCCATGCTCGTCCTGGGCGGCCTGGGCATCGCCGTGGGCATCGCCGTGCTCGGCCACAAGGTCATGTCCACCGTGGGCGAGAAGATCACCACGTTGACCAATACGCGCGGTTTTGCCGTTGACTTCGGGGCGGCCTCCACCGTATTGATCGCCTCCAATCTCGGCCTGCCGGTGTCCACCACGCATGCGGCGGTGGGCGGCGTGGTCGGCGTGGGCCTGGCGCGCGGCTTTTCCGCCGTGGACTTCCGGGTCCTGCTGCGCATCGTGGCCTACTGGGTGGCAACCGTCCCCATCGCGGCCCTGACCAGCATAGTAATCTTTGTGCTGCTCAAATGGTTGTGTTACGGCTAG
- a CDS encoding alpha/beta hydrolase family protein gives MKRPALFTFIFCLLWAAPALAGVGMTEAVFTDAQRGRTLKTHIWYPSDDKPAERFAENAVFEGIDAVRNGAIRPGKYPLYVLLHGTTGNWRNLSWLAARLAENGAVVCAADHPGYTSGDADPASVLRAWDQPLDASFLAGEMLRSRFKGVINPSRVFAVGYSLGGYSALALAGARLDLRRYPAFCAANRDRSCGYFRTALPGLAERDFVAAARDLKDARFTAVVAIAPGFVEVCTPASLRSISIPTLIIGGGKDRNIPPSTHFYPRFEDFPPNLAYREIPDASHFSFMQICKPGAREILAEEDAAFVCEDHGADRRAIHDRLYRYVADFLQPAAD, from the coding sequence ATGAAAAGACCGGCGCTCTTCACGTTTATTTTCTGCCTGCTCTGGGCCGCCCCCGCCCTGGCCGGGGTGGGCATGACCGAGGCCGTGTTCACGGACGCGCAGCGCGGACGGACGCTGAAGACCCATATCTGGTATCCGAGCGACGACAAGCCCGCCGAGCGGTTCGCGGAAAACGCGGTCTTCGAGGGGATCGACGCGGTCAGGAACGGGGCCATCCGGCCCGGCAAGTATCCCCTGTACGTCCTGCTCCACGGAACCACGGGCAACTGGCGCAACCTCTCCTGGCTGGCGGCGCGCCTGGCCGAGAACGGGGCCGTGGTCTGCGCGGCCGACCATCCGGGCTACACCTCGGGCGACGCCGACCCGGCCTCGGTCCTGCGCGCCTGGGACCAGCCCCTGGACGCGAGCTTCCTGGCGGGCGAGATGCTGCGCTCCCGGTTCAAGGGCGTCATCAATCCGTCCAGGGTCTTTGCCGTGGGCTACTCGCTCGGCGGCTACAGCGCCCTGGCCCTGGCCGGGGCCCGGCTCGACCTGCGCCGCTACCCCGCTTTCTGCGCCGCGAACCGGGACCGCTCGTGCGGCTACTTCCGCACCGCCCTGCCCGGCCTGGCGGAGCGGGACTTCGTCGCGGCCGCCCGGGACCTTAAGGACGCGCGGTTCACGGCGGTCGTGGCCATCGCGCCGGGATTCGTGGAAGTGTGCACGCCCGCGTCCCTGCGGTCCATCTCCATCCCGACCCTGATCATCGGCGGGGGCAAGGACCGGAACATCCCGCCCTCCACCCACTTCTATCCCCGCTTCGAGGACTTCCCGCCGAACCTGGCCTACCGCGAGATCCCCGACGCCTCGCACTTCAGCTTCATGCAGATATGCAAGCCGGGGGCGCGGGAAATCCTGGCCGAAGAGGACGCGGCGTTCGTTTGCGAGGACCACGGCGCCGACCGGCGGGCCATCCACGACAGGCTCTACCGCTACGTCGCGGACTTCCTCCAGCCCGCGGCCGACTGA
- a CDS encoding Mrp/NBP35 family ATP-binding protein, giving the protein MSGCEGCASASPDGTCTSATGCDKPEDQKLQKTLSRIKHKIVVMSGKGGVGKSTVAANMAVALSLAGKKVGLLDVDVHGPSVPRLLSLKGQQPHIGDQVMEPVPWSKNLSVMSLGFLLQDDRQAVIWRGPVKIGLIKQFVEDVMWGDLDYLIVDCPPGTGDEPLSTLQTLGPSAMAVIVTTPQGVAIDDVRRSVSFVGEVGNRVLGIVENMSGFACPDCGAVHQIFKSGGGEELAKESGVQFLGRIPLDPAVADSGDEGYPFMKVHRDTATGKAMEQVIAPILALPDPPKA; this is encoded by the coding sequence ATGAGTGGTTGTGAAGGATGTGCGTCCGCCTCGCCTGACGGAACCTGCACCAGCGCCACGGGCTGCGACAAGCCCGAAGACCAGAAACTGCAAAAGACCCTGAGCCGCATCAAACACAAGATCGTGGTCATGTCCGGCAAGGGCGGCGTGGGCAAGTCCACCGTGGCCGCCAACATGGCCGTGGCCCTGTCCCTGGCCGGCAAGAAGGTCGGCCTGCTCGACGTGGACGTGCACGGCCCGAGCGTGCCCCGGCTCCTCTCCCTCAAGGGACAGCAGCCCCATATCGGCGACCAGGTCATGGAACCGGTCCCGTGGAGCAAGAATCTCTCGGTCATGTCCCTGGGCTTCCTGCTCCAGGACGACCGCCAGGCCGTGATCTGGCGCGGCCCGGTCAAGATCGGTCTGATCAAACAATTCGTCGAGGACGTCATGTGGGGCGACCTCGACTACCTCATCGTGGACTGCCCTCCGGGCACCGGCGACGAGCCCCTGTCCACCCTGCAGACCCTCGGACCCTCGGCCATGGCCGTCATCGTCACCACCCCCCAGGGCGTGGCCATCGACGACGTGCGCCGGTCCGTGTCCTTTGTCGGCGAGGTCGGCAACCGCGTGCTCGGCATCGTCGAGAACATGTCCGGCTTCGCCTGCCCCGACTGCGGCGCGGTCCACCAGATATTCAAGTCCGGCGGCGGCGAGGAACTGGCCAAGGAATCCGGCGTCCAGTTCCTGGGCCGCATCCCCCTGGACCCGGCCGTGGCCGACTCCGGCGACGAAGGCTACCCCTTCATGAAGGTCCACCGCGACACCGCCACCGGCAAGGCCATGGAACAGGTCATCGCTCCCATACTCGCCCTCCCCGACCCGCCCAAGGCATAA
- the ribB gene encoding 3,4-dihydroxy-2-butanone-4-phosphate synthase, translated as MDQPILKQFGGPISRVEKALKSLRKGNGVLVTDNADRENEGDLIFAAKTLTNEQMAMLIRECSGIVCLCMTEDKINSLGLPMMVENNTSAYNTAFTISIEAAQGVTTGVSAADRVTTVKAAIAPDATPASLASPGHVFPLCAKHGGVLERGGHTEATVDLNRLAGLEPCGVLAELTNPDGTMAKLHEIVAFAIKHQMAMCTVQDIIAYREHIGDINAEMVMPEDSSAVTKPTSIFPRSTFASGR; from the coding sequence ATGGATCAGCCAATCCTCAAACAGTTCGGCGGCCCCATTTCCAGGGTCGAGAAAGCGCTCAAGTCCTTGCGAAAGGGCAACGGCGTGCTGGTCACGGACAATGCGGACCGCGAAAACGAGGGCGACCTCATCTTCGCGGCCAAGACCCTGACCAATGAGCAGATGGCCATGCTCATCCGGGAATGCAGCGGCATCGTCTGCCTGTGCATGACCGAAGACAAGATCAACTCCCTCGGCCTGCCCATGATGGTCGAGAACAACACCAGCGCCTACAACACCGCCTTCACCATCTCCATCGAGGCGGCCCAGGGCGTGACCACCGGCGTGTCCGCGGCGGACCGGGTGACCACCGTCAAGGCGGCCATCGCCCCGGACGCCACGCCCGCCAGCCTGGCCAGCCCCGGCCACGTGTTCCCGCTCTGCGCCAAACACGGCGGCGTGCTCGAACGCGGCGGCCACACCGAGGCCACCGTGGACCTCAACCGGTTGGCCGGACTCGAACCCTGCGGCGTGCTCGCCGAGCTGACCAACCCCGACGGGACCATGGCCAAGCTGCATGAGATCGTGGCCTTTGCCATCAAGCACCAGATGGCCATGTGCACGGTCCAGGACATCATCGCCTACCGTGAGCACATCGGCGACATCAACGCCGAGATGGTCATGCCGGAAGATTCGTCTGCCGTGACCAAGCCCACCTCGATCTTCCCCCGAAGCACCTTTGCCTCGGGCCGGTAG
- a CDS encoding tetratricopeptide repeat protein gives MSNLKKLGILNREGMRACNEGRSGDALFQLTQADSLARSLNAPLHEAKVRNNMALVYQMSGKYEEARICFRIAAGRAVDGGGQGNVLHRVIMRNLNSLTALTEGRAA, from the coding sequence ATGAGCAATCTCAAAAAACTCGGCATCCTCAACCGCGAAGGCATGCGCGCCTGCAATGAGGGCCGCTCCGGCGACGCCTTGTTCCAGCTGACCCAGGCCGACAGCCTGGCCCGGTCTCTGAACGCGCCCCTGCACGAGGCCAAGGTGCGCAACAACATGGCCCTGGTCTACCAGATGTCCGGCAAATACGAGGAGGCCCGCATTTGCTTTCGCATCGCGGCCGGACGTGCCGTGGATGGCGGCGGTCAAGGCAACGTCCTGCACCGGGTCATCATGCGCAACCTCAATTCCCTGACCGCCCTGACCGAAGGCAGGGCCGCCTAG
- a CDS encoding SDR family NAD(P)-dependent oxidoreductase — translation MNITLEGKKALVTASSGGIGYAIAKGLAGSGATVFINGRSEHSVLAAKDRLLAELPEASLRTAAADLSGAAGCENLIRAVPEVDILVNNAGIYGAGDFFETGDEVWDAYWQMNVMSGVRLSRAYLPAMRDNGWGRIVFISSESARNIPADMIHYGVSKTALLALSRGIAKRVAGSGVTVNAVLPGPTLSDGFEAMVADEMARTGKSLEQVGRDFVRAHRPSSVLDRASSVEEVANMVVYACSEQASATSGAALRVDGGVVDDIV, via the coding sequence ATGAATATTACGCTTGAAGGGAAAAAGGCCCTGGTCACCGCTTCTTCCGGCGGGATCGGATACGCCATTGCCAAGGGACTGGCCGGGAGCGGCGCAACGGTATTCATCAACGGCCGGAGTGAACACAGCGTGCTCGCGGCAAAGGACAGGCTGCTGGCCGAACTGCCCGAGGCGTCGCTACGCACCGCCGCTGCCGACCTTTCCGGCGCGGCGGGCTGCGAAAACCTGATCCGCGCCGTGCCCGAGGTGGACATCCTGGTGAACAACGCCGGGATTTACGGGGCCGGCGATTTTTTCGAAACCGGCGACGAGGTCTGGGACGCCTACTGGCAGATGAACGTCATGTCCGGCGTCCGTCTCTCCCGCGCCTACCTCCCGGCCATGCGGGACAACGGCTGGGGGCGGATCGTGTTCATCTCCTCGGAGTCCGCCCGCAACATCCCCGCGGACATGATCCACTACGGCGTCTCCAAGACGGCCCTGCTCGCCCTCTCGCGGGGCATCGCCAAGCGGGTTGCCGGGAGCGGCGTCACCGTGAACGCGGTGCTGCCCGGCCCGACACTCTCCGACGGGTTCGAGGCCATGGTGGCCGACGAGATGGCCCGCACCGGCAAGAGCCTGGAGCAGGTCGGGCGTGATTTCGTGCGGGCGCACCGCCCGAGTTCGGTCCTCGACCGCGCCTCGAGCGTGGAGGAAGTGGCCAACATGGTCGTCTACGCCTGCTCGGAACAGGCCTCCGCAACCAGCGGGGCCGCCCTGCGCGTCGACGGCGGCGTCGTGGACGATATCGTCTAA
- a CDS encoding DUF47 domain-containing protein produces MTLRIPFFGLLGSRSPMDGLVEHYDKIAECIAAIDESLECYVSGGVCREFKELTKAVDEIENHADSIKRNIRNHLPKGLFMAVEKHLFLSYTKSQDNVLDAAQDALHWLAMRPVAIPEDIQKEMIYLLDSVAKCTVLLGPALKSTIGLLNGESLDREGTKECFRKVRRERDEVRRRKNDLQTKIYDKDIDFKDIYQLLHFVDCLDNMGHNTENCAELLRSMIAR; encoded by the coding sequence ATGACATTGAGAATTCCCTTCTTCGGCCTGCTCGGCAGCCGCTCCCCCATGGACGGGCTGGTCGAGCATTACGACAAGATCGCCGAGTGCATCGCCGCCATCGACGAATCCCTTGAGTGCTACGTGTCCGGCGGAGTGTGCCGCGAGTTCAAGGAGTTGACCAAGGCCGTGGACGAGATCGAGAACCACGCCGACTCCATCAAGCGCAACATCCGCAACCACCTGCCCAAGGGCTTGTTCATGGCCGTGGAGAAGCACCTGTTCCTGTCCTACACCAAGAGCCAGGACAACGTGCTCGACGCGGCCCAGGACGCCCTGCACTGGCTGGCCATGCGCCCGGTGGCCATCCCCGAGGACATCCAGAAGGAGATGATCTACCTCCTGGATTCCGTGGCCAAGTGCACCGTGCTCCTCGGCCCGGCGCTCAAGTCCACCATCGGGCTGCTCAACGGCGAATCCCTGGACCGCGAAGGCACCAAGGAGTGCTTCCGCAAGGTCCGTCGCGAGCGCGACGAGGTCCGCCGCCGCAAGAACGACCTGCAGACGAAAATTTACGACAAGGACATCGACTTCAAGGACATCTACCAGCTCCTCCACTTTGTGGACTGCCTCGACAACATGGGGCACAACACCGAGAACTGCGCCGAGTTGCTGCGTTCCATGATCGCCCGATAG
- the hypB gene encoding hydrogenase nickel incorporation protein HypB → MSKEVTIVRNVLEANDRLADELQNNFRVKKILCLNLMSSPGAGKTTLLERTLTDLRDEFKMAVIEGDLQTDNDAQRVAATGAQAVQINTEGGCHLDSGMVMDALKAIDTDGLDILFVENVGNLVCPAEFNVGEDYKVTLLSVAEGDDKPEKYPFMFHISAVMLLNKVDLLPYVDFDLQKAENHAKKLNKDIEVMPISARTGENLEQWYDWLRKKRAEKL, encoded by the coding sequence ATGTCCAAGGAAGTGACCATAGTCCGCAACGTGCTCGAAGCCAACGACCGCCTGGCCGACGAGCTCCAGAACAATTTCCGGGTCAAGAAGATCCTGTGCCTGAACCTGATGAGTTCCCCCGGCGCGGGCAAGACCACCCTGCTCGAACGAACCCTGACCGACCTGCGCGACGAGTTCAAGATGGCCGTCATCGAGGGCGACCTGCAGACCGACAACGACGCCCAGCGCGTGGCCGCCACCGGGGCCCAGGCCGTGCAGATCAACACCGAGGGCGGCTGCCACCTGGATTCCGGCATGGTCATGGACGCGCTCAAGGCCATCGACACCGACGGGCTGGACATCCTCTTCGTCGAAAACGTGGGCAACCTGGTCTGCCCGGCCGAGTTCAACGTGGGCGAGGACTACAAGGTCACCCTGCTGTCCGTGGCCGAGGGCGACGACAAGCCCGAGAAGTACCCGTTCATGTTCCACATCTCCGCAGTCATGCTCCTGAACAAGGTGGACCTGCTGCCCTACGTGGACTTCGACCTGCAAAAGGCCGAGAACCATGCCAAGAAACTGAACAAGGACATAGAGGTCATGCCCATCTCCGCGCGCACCGGCGAGAACCTGGAGCAGTGGTACGACTGGCTCCGGAAGAAGCGCGCCGAGAAACTGTAG
- a CDS encoding sigma-54 interaction domain-containing protein: MPFPKNLPLEAVFASIADGLFTVDADWNVTYFNEAAQRITGISEADALGRKCWAVFRSSLCDGQCALRACIDQGGRIVNKSIFIVRSDGTTLPVSISASPLKDRDGIVVGGVETFRDLTDIHVSRQQAKDIYRFENIVGRSQALEKIFRILPQISRSEATTLLLGKSGTGKELFAQAIHSLSPRKDGPFVAVNCGALPDTLLESELFGYKAGAFTDARSDKPGRFELADGGTVFLDEIGDMPQNLQVKLLRFLQEKTFEPLGGVTPVHADVRVVAATNRDLEEAVAEGTFRQDLFYRLNVVTLTLPPLTERQEDLPLLIDHFLAEFNSSRGKAIRGVSEDALHVLMHHDFPGNVRELENILEYAFILCPDGFIQVEHLPEYLHPAGKRLDAPDGLSGSMDAIKRRAARQAVRRNNGKRMAACRELGITKDTLRRLLAAPEAGE, translated from the coding sequence ATGCCGTTTCCGAAAAACCTTCCGCTCGAAGCCGTGTTCGCCTCCATCGCCGACGGACTGTTCACCGTGGACGCGGACTGGAACGTGACCTACTTCAACGAGGCCGCGCAACGCATCACCGGCATCTCCGAAGCCGATGCATTGGGGCGCAAATGCTGGGCCGTATTCCGCTCGTCCCTGTGCGACGGCCAGTGCGCGCTCAGGGCGTGCATCGACCAGGGCGGGCGCATCGTCAACAAGTCCATCTTCATCGTCCGCTCGGACGGCACCACCCTGCCCGTTTCCATATCGGCCTCGCCGCTCAAGGACCGCGACGGCATCGTGGTCGGCGGGGTGGAGACCTTCCGCGACCTGACCGACATCCACGTTTCCCGGCAGCAGGCCAAGGACATCTACCGCTTCGAGAACATCGTCGGCCGTTCCCAGGCCCTGGAAAAGATCTTCCGCATCCTGCCACAGATCAGCCGGTCCGAGGCGACCACCCTGCTCCTGGGCAAGAGCGGCACGGGCAAGGAGCTGTTCGCCCAGGCCATCCATTCCCTGAGCCCGCGCAAGGACGGGCCGTTCGTGGCCGTGAACTGCGGAGCCCTGCCCGACACCCTGCTCGAATCCGAGCTGTTCGGCTACAAGGCGGGCGCGTTCACCGACGCGAGATCGGACAAGCCGGGCCGGTTCGAACTGGCCGACGGCGGCACGGTCTTCCTGGACGAGATCGGCGACATGCCCCAGAACCTCCAGGTCAAGCTTTTGCGCTTCCTCCAGGAAAAGACCTTCGAGCCGCTGGGCGGCGTGACCCCGGTCCACGCCGACGTGCGCGTGGTGGCCGCCACCAACCGCGACCTCGAAGAGGCCGTGGCCGAAGGGACCTTCCGCCAGGATCTCTTCTACCGCCTCAACGTGGTCACCCTGACCCTGCCGCCCCTGACCGAGCGCCAGGAGGACCTGCCCCTGCTCATCGACCACTTCCTCGCGGAGTTCAACAGCTCGCGTGGCAAGGCCATCCGCGGGGTCAGCGAGGACGCCCTGCACGTGCTCATGCACCACGACTTCCCCGGGAACGTGCGCGAACTGGAAAACATCCTCGAATACGCCTTCATCCTCTGCCCGGACGGGTTCATCCAGGTGGAACACCTCCCGGAATACCTGCACCCCGCGGGAAAGCGCCTTGACGCGCCCGACGGGCTGTCCGGCAGCATGGACGCCATCAAGCGCCGCGCCGCCCGCCAGGCCGTGCGCCGCAACAACGGCAAGCGCATGGCCGCCTGCCGCGAACTGGGGATCACCAAGGACACCCTTCGCCGCTTGCTGGCCGCCCCGGAAGCGGGCGAATAA
- a CDS encoding YbaY family lipoprotein → MHRTRLSAVPALWAAVLILAALGGCTAASTGQGAASASPSDGKAALKVSVSYSERMLLPPGCALFLELVNISQLNRKDNDVANAFLPVKAAPPFKAVIKYDPDRILAQLHYAVTARIELNGQVLFSGSARIDPLSWPEGKPVEVSVTMPRR, encoded by the coding sequence ATGCACCGTACACGCCTGTCCGCCGTCCCGGCCCTGTGGGCCGCCGTCCTGATCCTGGCCGCCCTGGGCGGCTGCACCGCCGCCTCGACCGGGCAGGGCGCCGCATCCGCCAGCCCGTCGGACGGGAAGGCCGCGCTCAAAGTCTCGGTCTCCTATAGCGAGCGCATGCTCCTGCCGCCGGGCTGCGCCCTGTTCCTGGAACTGGTCAACATCTCGCAGCTCAACCGGAAGGACAACGACGTGGCCAACGCCTTTTTGCCGGTCAAGGCCGCCCCGCCCTTCAAGGCGGTCATCAAGTACGACCCCGACAGGATCCTCGCGCAACTGCACTACGCGGTCACGGCGCGCATCGAGCTCAACGGGCAGGTGCTCTTTTCCGGCAGTGCGCGGATCGACCCCCTGTCCTGGCCCGAGGGCAAGCCCGTGGAGGTCTCGGTGACCATGCCCCGGCGCTAG